In one window of Candidatus Eisenbacteria bacterium DNA:
- a CDS encoding ABC transporter ATP-binding protein — protein sequence MEAALQDVAVRCRGVTKTYGSGEAQVTALRGVDLDVRRGELLMLVGPS from the coding sequence ATGGAAGCAGCACTTCAGGACGTGGCCGTTCGATGCCGGGGAGTCACCAAGACGTACGGATCCGGCGAGGCGCAGGTGACGGCATTGCGTGGCGTCGATCTCGACGTGCGTCGCGGCGAGCTCCTGATGCTCGTCGGGCCCTC
- a CDS encoding ABC transporter permease, producing the protein MNFVALKMLVGDRAKYLGIIMGITFASLLITQQTAIFVGLMTRTYGAITDLGQPDIWVMDPKVQFVDDIKPMQDTQLLRVRGVEGVEWAVPLYKGLLKARLADGNFQSVNVVGLDDATLVGGPPEMVQGQIADLRRADGVIVDLVGATDKLAKPPALPGGPKTSLAIGDVLEINDHRAIVVGISRNTRTFQSQPVVYTTYLRALTIAPPERRLLSFVLVKAKPGQDLDELCARIQRTTGLSAYTSDGFKQLTVNYFLRYTGIPINFGIAVVLGFIVGTAVAGQTFYNFTLESIRQFGALKAMGAGNGTLLRMILLQAVVVGSIGYGLGVGAASAMGFAARNSELAFRMPWQLLLVSAGAVALICMLAALLSIWKVMRLEPAIVFKG; encoded by the coding sequence ATGAACTTCGTCGCCCTCAAGATGCTGGTCGGCGACCGCGCCAAGTACCTCGGAATCATCATGGGGATCACCTTCGCGTCGCTGCTCATCACCCAGCAGACCGCGATCTTCGTCGGCCTGATGACACGGACGTACGGCGCGATCACGGACCTCGGGCAGCCTGACATCTGGGTGATGGATCCGAAGGTGCAGTTCGTCGACGACATCAAGCCGATGCAGGACACGCAGCTGCTGCGCGTGCGCGGTGTGGAGGGCGTCGAGTGGGCGGTGCCGCTCTACAAGGGCCTGCTGAAGGCGCGCCTCGCGGACGGCAACTTCCAGAGCGTGAACGTCGTCGGGCTCGACGACGCGACCTTGGTTGGCGGACCGCCCGAGATGGTGCAGGGCCAGATCGCCGATCTCCGCCGCGCCGACGGCGTCATCGTCGACCTCGTGGGAGCGACCGACAAGCTCGCGAAGCCGCCCGCACTTCCGGGCGGACCCAAGACATCGCTCGCGATCGGCGACGTGCTGGAGATCAACGACCATCGTGCCATCGTCGTCGGAATCTCGCGGAACACGCGCACCTTCCAGTCCCAGCCCGTCGTCTACACGACCTACCTGCGTGCGCTCACGATCGCTCCGCCGGAGCGCCGGCTCCTGTCGTTCGTCCTCGTGAAGGCGAAGCCCGGCCAGGATCTCGACGAGCTCTGTGCGCGGATTCAGCGCACGACAGGGCTCTCTGCCTACACGAGCGACGGCTTCAAGCAGCTCACCGTCAACTACTTCCTCCGATACACGGGCATTCCCATCAACTTCGGGATCGCTGTGGTGCTCGGCTTCATCGTCGGAACCGCCGTAGCCGGGCAAACCTTCTACAACTTCACCCTCGAGAGCATCCGGCAGTTCGGCGCGCTGAAGGCGATGGGGGCGGGGAACGGAACCCTGCTGCGCATGATCCTGCTCCAGGCCGTTGTCGTTGGATCCATCGGCTACGGGCTCGGCGTCGGCGCGGCCTCGGCAATGGGCTTTGCCGCCCGCAACAGCGAGCTCGCGTTCCGCATGCCGTGGCAGCTCCTCTTGGTGAGCGCCGGCGCGGTGGCGCTCATCTGCATGCTCGCGGCGCTGCTCAGCATCTGGAAGGTCATGCGGCTCGAGCCCGCGATCGTCTTCAAGGGGTAG